From Laspinema palackyanum D2c:
TAGCCGTGCGTCGGGCGGCGGCTTGGTGGATGGCTGGAGACCCTGAGCAATATAACAGTGAGAGAATTTCCGACTATACTCAAGAGGTTTTGCAATACTATCAGCAACAGCAATAAAATCTGAGGGTCCTCGTTCCCCTTTTTTAAGAAAAACTCCAGGGTAAAAGCATAAAAATTACTCATTTTTATGCTTGATGCAGGCGGTTATCTTCAGATCCCGCCTTTTTTATTGCGTTCATACCAAAAATAATAAATTGCCAGTTTTGCAACCTAATTTTTATTCGGCTCATTGCACTTCAGAGGATATGATGACGGTAAAAGTTGTGGTAAGGGGTGAAGATTTTGACCTATACAGAGGACTCAAGGCGATCGCTGCTTTCATCGGGTTGCATTGAGAATCCATCGGTGTTGATTTGTGGGTTTGGACATCCCATGAGTTGCATCCGACAGCAGATTACCGCATCCAAAGTCTCAAAATGGGTGTAGGGTTGTCCTGACTGGATCGATTCAGCTTGGGAAATTTAAAGGTGTCTGTGAAGGAGTGACGTGGGATGAGCGATCCATTATTGCTGGCGATCGGGTTATTGACTCAGATGAAGACTTCAATCTCTGACGCCATACCGAACCAGCCTAAGCCCCCAGAACAAACTGTACCGAGAATCAACACCCAGGAATGGGAATTAACCGTAAGGGCCGATATACTTCCCACAGTAGAAATGAGTGGGCCGGAATTTAGTTCAGTTGGCAGTTTATCTCCCTTGGGGTTGGGTGATCAACTGTTTGGCAGTTATCCAGCGGAATTTGTGGGACAGTCTCACCGGGCGATCGCCTCGTCCAATGCGGCCCTTCCCAAAGCTGAAACTGCACCGGAACGGGTTGCTTATGCCCGAACTCCGTCCTTTCGACCCCAGTCGGGACCGCAACTGTATCAACAACGGTTAGCGGCATTACAGGCGGGACAGACTTATACCCGTATTCCCAGTGATAGTTATGGATCCTTGTGGGTGAATGCCTGGGAACAGCCGACTTATGAACAATGGAAAGCCCTGCTAGAACGAGAAGCGCAAGCGGTGGCGAAAGGACAGGGTTCTAATCGGTTAGCGGTGTTGTTGGGAGATTCCATTAGTATGTGGTTTCCCCAGGACCGACTTCCCCAGGGGCGGATTTGGTTGAATCAGGGGATTTCTGGGGATACTTCCCGAGGCATCCTGAGTCGATTGTCGGCTTTGCGGGGAACTCGACCGGATACGATTTACATTTTGGCGGGGATTAATGATTTACGCCAGGGGATGGGGGTTGATGAAATTCTGGAGAATCATCGCCAGATTCTGCGTTGCCTACGTCAAGAGCATCCTGGTGCTCAGGTAATCCTACAATCAATTTTGCCCACGCGGTTAGCCCAGATTCCCAATCGGCAAATTGAGTGGATTAATCAGCAATTGGCGGCGATCGCCCAGGAAGAAGGGGCGAGTTATCTGGATTTGTATGCTCAGTTTAGCGATCGCGCCGGAAACTTGCAGTTGGAATTAACCACCGATGGATTACATCTGAATGCGCGAGGGTATGAACTCTGGCAAGGGACCCTCACCCATGCAGAATCCTGGCTGGCGGTTCATTCGAGGCGCTAAAAGCATCCATAACAATTTTTGGGGATAGCTATCAATCCAGCTAGGGAGATTTGGGGTCCAGCTGTTCGCTGCGATCGGTCTCCCAAACAGGACTTAGGCAATCTTTAACATCAAAATAACATCCCTAAAGAATGTAGAGGCGATTCGCGAATCGCCTCTACATTCTTTTAAGTGTTAAAGATGGCGTCCTGCCAGCTTCTAAGCCTTACGGTATCAGCATTTTAGACCTATGCAGCCTCTCTGAAAACGGGGGCTTTTTTTAAGGGCGGCGATCGGTCCCCCCTAAAAGTTGGGTAGAGGAGGGCAAAAGGGCTTCAAGGCGATCGCAAATTTTGCTAAACTACACCACAATTACTAACTTTGC
This genomic window contains:
- a CDS encoding SGNH/GDSL hydrolase family protein; protein product: MSDPLLLAIGLLTQMKTSISDAIPNQPKPPEQTVPRINTQEWELTVRADILPTVEMSGPEFSSVGSLSPLGLGDQLFGSYPAEFVGQSHRAIASSNAALPKAETAPERVAYARTPSFRPQSGPQLYQQRLAALQAGQTYTRIPSDSYGSLWVNAWEQPTYEQWKALLEREAQAVAKGQGSNRLAVLLGDSISMWFPQDRLPQGRIWLNQGISGDTSRGILSRLSALRGTRPDTIYILAGINDLRQGMGVDEILENHRQILRCLRQEHPGAQVILQSILPTRLAQIPNRQIEWINQQLAAIAQEEGASYLDLYAQFSDRAGNLQLELTTDGLHLNARGYELWQGTLTHAESWLAVHSRR